The genomic DNA ACCAGCCCTGTCTGTCAGCTGCTTCTACACTATGACCATACTTGAGAGAAACAATTACAGTGTCTGAGGGTTCAGTCCATGGTTGGCTGGCTCCATGACTGTGGGTTAGGCAAGGCAGAGCATCAGGAATGTGAGGTGTAGAAGGTTGCTTACATCACtgcaggcaggaagctgaggacagGGAGGGACCAAGTATCTCCTTCAAAGGCAGAGGTTCATGACTTACCCCCTCCAACCGCACCCTCCCTCATAAAGTTTCTGCCACGCACCCTGAACAGCGCCACCTTCTGGCAACCAAGTGTTCTACACACCAGCCAGTTTGGTGGGGGAATCATCAGTTAGGCATCTCAGCAGCAGGTACTGATGGCTGCAAACTGCTTCAGTGTCAGGCTCTGGTGGAGAGCCTGGGGGAGGTGACCAGGTAATGTATTAGGTAAAAGCTACAGTTCAGGCCTGGAGGCAGCCAGTGCTTCCCCaagaagccgtgtgtgtgtgtgtgtgtgtgtgtgcgtgctcccTGTGCATAtcccacatgtgtatgtgcatggcaCCTGTGCATAAGACACCTGTATATGCcaccagtgtgtgtgcatgccacctGTCTTTGTgagcatgtatttatgtgtgagtgtgtgtgtgtgtgtgtgaatgtcgtgtgtgtgtgtgtgtgtgtgtgtgtgtgtgtgtgtgtgaatgtctaaTGGTATGCCTTCCTCACATCCCATTTCAAGTTCCACCACTGTGGCCAGCATGAATGAAGTCTTGTTAGAGAGACCCAAGGTGGACTGCCTAGAGTGACCTACCCTAGCCAGCCAGTCCATGCCACTAGCAGCACCTCTGACTCCCCCCACCAGGCCTCTGCTTTGCCTGGCTTTGTGTTAGtataacagaagagggcacacATGTATTCTCTGGTGGCCTTTCCATGTCCATGTTACTGTGTGAGATTTATCCAAGACGGTGTGGATATACTGTGTGTGGTCTGTGGATTCTCAAAGTTCCAAGTACATGAGTGgactgtaaacaaaataaaacaaagctgtttatacaaaaatatacatatacatagatctgcatgtgtgtttacatgtgcatccatatatgtatgtgcagatATATgtagacagacagaagagagctgCCTCGTAGGAGGTCATGCTTAGCTTCTAGATTGTTGCTTCAGCACACACTCCAAAAGTGCCTTCCTgtagcttcttccttccttccttccttccttccttccttccttccttccttccctccctctctccctccctccctccctccctccctctctctctcctttcttccttctttgccttCCTGCTTCCCTCTTGCAGCCATTTCTATCCATCCGGactcacagagaaacagagagagcaagTCAGCCCATTGACCTACTCTGGCAGCAGGTTCTGCCCAGATAACTGTTTTCCCAGGGAGGAATCACAAGCTTCAACTGTATCCCACAGGCTGAAGACGCTGTACCGACAGGACCCCGGCAGCCCCACGCAGACCGTTGTCCACCACCCCCACGGaccctgcctccaggtgcctgccagGCCACCCGTTGCCAGGCTGACTCTGAGTGCCCACGCCACAGGCGCTGCTGCTACAATGGATGTGCCTATGCCTGCCTGGAGGCTGTGCCACCCCCACCAGGTAAGCTGAGCGGAGGTCATGGGACTGGGGGTCAGGTGGACCCAATGCTGGcctgtggaagagaaagagctGAGCTGTGTTTGTACTGAGCTACCCACTGCCCAGCCTGGGTGCTCACCTGCAGCCTTTGGCCGCAGCTCCGCAGCTCCTGCTgggtgcctctgcctcaccaacaTGCATGGAGCCCCCAGCATGGGATAAACATGTCTCAGGGACAATGTCACCTCCATGTAATTCTACCCTTTaaaggggggcggggcgggtggtCCAATCTATAGAATGGTTCAGCCCATAAGAGAGTAAGGGAAGAGTGAGGGCACCTGCTATTAACCTGGTGACCCCTATGGTCAAAGGACATAACACAGTCACCCAAGTTGTCACCTGACTTTCcccatgtacacgcacacacatcccCAAAACTCAAAATTCATGTATATCTATATAGCCAAGATGGGGCAtagcccagttggtagagtgaGATTCTATCTTAGCACTTGGCCTGTGGGATTGGGGGACAGGAGAGTGAGGGTGGCCTGGATGTAGCAGGCTTGTAGTGTGTCCCACAGGGCAGTGTGCTGGAGCCATCCTCACCACTTCTATGGGACGAGATGCCCCTTCCCCAAGGCTGGTCACATCGCACCGCCCCAGGAAGGCCTCTATCTCACTCAGTTTTCTGTCAGTTCTAGACTGGCTGGTGCAGCCCAAACCCCGATGGCTTGGTGGCAACGGCTGGCTGCTAGATGGTCCGGAGGAAGCGTTACAAGGTATCTGCCATGGGTGCCACGTCCCTGAGTCAGAGCCAGCCCTCCTCACTAGGCTCACTGGGACCCCAGCCTGGTTCCTGTGGCCTgtgaataaaaaagaacaagGTTCTCCCTGACAGTGGGCCTCCTTCCTGGATACAGAATGAGAAGAAAGTGGGTCTGGGACCCCtaaattcttttaagatttatttatttattatatatacactgctctgtctgcatgtacacctgcaggccagaagagggcgccatatctcaccatagatggttgtgagccaccatgtggttgctgggaattgaactcaggacctctggaagagcagtcagtgctcttaacctctgagccatctctccagccctgggacccCTAAATTCTTAAAGGGACTCATTGCCACCTATGGAGAAGGGCTCCTTGTCTCCTTGTGTGGACGGAGAGCAGACGGTGGTTCCTTAAATTAACCACATCCAGGCCTGAGGCCCAGAGGCTTGTGGGGGGGaagagtacatgtgtgtgtgcggcTGGATTTGAGGCTTTGCATGCCATTATGTGAACCATGTCCCTCAGGGTATGCCACCATGCACACACCTGTTCTTGTGACTGTGGTTGagcacatgcatgtctgtatataaGCGCATGTGTGTGAAAGCATGTGTATAGATGTTGATTGTGCGTGTGCTATGCATACACATGTGGCTGTATCTGTGAGTGCATGTTTCAGGGTATGCCAGGGTACATGTattcacatgttttctttctgtgatggCGTGTTTGGGGGGCTGTGACTGTACACGTGCACTGGGTGCTGATGGGAAGTGGTCTCTTGAGGTGTCTGCATACAAGCCACAGGCACAGGCTGGAATCTGAAAGCAGGTGGGGGATGGCCTCTCTAGGGGCCCATGTATGTACAAACATGGCCttgtgtctgagtgtgcatgtgtgcactgtgtgagAGGCACACATGGCATGTGGGTGGGGCTAGAGATTAGCCTTTCTGGCTGGGGTGTACTGTCTGCTCCCCAGCTCTGTCCTCTGAGACCTGGCCTGTGTCCCTCCACAGCAGAGGCGTGCAGCACCACTGAAGACGGGGCTGAGCCATTACTCTGCCCCTCGGGCTATGAATGCCACATCCTGCGCCCAGGGGACGCAGCCCAGGGCATCCCCAACCATGGACAGTGTGTTAAAACGAGACGACAAGCTGGTGAGTGCTGCTACCCCCAAactctgccctgcccctccccactgccagAGACCACCTGGCTCAGAGTCCCCTAGCCCTGCTTCCTGGcccctctgttcctcctcccacctgtaactccagctatgCCTGCTTACCGGGGTGGCCTTGGGGTGGACCTGCAGATACAAAACCCTGAAGGCAGACAGTCTGCTGGGGCTACAGCTTCATCTATTGGACGCCCCCCACCTCATCCTTGCCTCTTTCTtacaagatctcatgtagcccaggcaggcccagACCCTCTACTTAGTATAGCTAAGTGGCCTTAAACTTGAGATTTTTCTGCCCTCAcctgctgggattccaggcctacACTACAGCACAGGTTTATACCACGGTGCTGGCTTTATGCACAAGGGGATGAAGCACTGGGCATCTCGGCAACTGGGCTACAACTTCAAGGCATCTGCACTGCATCCCAGCCCCAGAAAAGCCCTTCTGCTCTCCTGATCTCACTCATTTGATTCTATGATTTCTAAGACTGGAGTAAGTCAAACCAGTTCAGGCCAGTTCTAGGGAGTCTGAAGCCAATCGGACCTATTTCCCGGGGAAGCAAAGGGTGGAGAACTGGctatccaacaaggccacagcagCGATGTCCAAGCCCGAGAAAGATGCATGATGGGGGCAAGAGTTCCAACTCAGAACCTCAGAAACAGCTCACAGCCTGCTGCTTCcttgctgtgtggccttgctCTGTCGCCAGACTTTCCTGGTCTCAGTTTTTCTATCTGTAAGATGGGTTGGGGGCGGTAATGTAGTAATTACTGCAGGGATAGATCCTAAGGCTTGAGTTCGTGTCTGTGGGGTGATTATGTCCCACCTGACACAGGGCTGTTCCTCAGTAGTGTGTACCACCTTCGGTTCTAGCACCGGAATGGGGAAGAATCAAGTTGGGAACCTGTCCCCACCAGCTGCAAAGCACATGCGTGTACCTGAGCATGCACCTGCACGTGCCTGTGCCCGTGTGTGCTGTGCAGGCCTCCCCTCCCGCAGGGATACCAGTCAGCCTCCCAGGCGGAAGCAAATTCTCCCAGCCTTGACTTTAGGACTGTCACTTAGGAATAATTGGTGATAattatttctgggtctggaaACACCCAAAAGTCCCTCACCTTCCCTTAGGGCAAAGCTCTCAGCGGAGCCTAAGAATGCATGTGCCACAGTAACTAACAgacttgtttcatttctttttttattttaagatttatttatttattattatatatattatactgtgttttgcctgtatgtacacatacaggccagaagagagcattagatcacattatagatggttgtgagccaccatgtgattgctgagaattgaactcaggacctctggaagggcagtcagtgctcttaacctctgagccatctctccagccccagacttgtTTCTTTAAGCTTCATATTCAGAGTAATCTCAGACTTATAGAAACATTATAGAATGTTACTGGAGGCATCATCCAGACTcagtccttttctctctccctttcccctccataAAAATGAACATATGTGCTTTCTTGGACCATTTGAGAATTAGTTgctgggattggagagatggctcggtgggtaagagtCCTCACTGAGCAAGCATGTGGACCTGAGtgcacgtaaaaaaaaaaaaaaaaaagaccgggtgtggtggcacatgcctgtaatcccagcactcgggaggcagaggcaggtgaatctctgtgagttcaaggacagcctggtctacaaagtgagtccaggacagccagaactatgtctcaaaaaataaaaaataaaaatataaaaagctgagtgtgAACTCCCAGTACTGGGGTGGGTCGGGCCGAATCAGTGGTCTGCTGGTCGCCAGCCTAGTGCCAGGTTCAAAggaccctgactcaaaggaaCAAGGTGGAAAATGAAAGGCAGGGTC from Acomys russatus chromosome 26, mAcoRus1.1, whole genome shotgun sequence includes the following:
- the Wfdc1 gene encoding WAP four-disulfide core domain protein 1 isoform X3, which produces MGSCSKEILWALGFLLLLGTSSAQGTWGAMLRARLAEKSRAEDAVPTGPRQPHADRCPPPPRTLPPGACQATRCQADSECPRHRRCCYNGCAYACLEAVPPPPDWLVQPKPRWLGGNGWLLDGPEEALQEACSTTEDGAEPLLCPSGYECHILRPGDAAQGIPNHGQCVKTRRQAGECCYPQTLPCPSPLPETTWLRVP
- the Wfdc1 gene encoding WAP four-disulfide core domain protein 1 isoform X4, producing the protein MGSCSKEILWALGFLLLLGTSSAQGTWGAMLRARLAEKSRAEDAVPTGPRQPHADRCPPPPRTLPPGACQATRCQADSECPRHRRCCYNGCAYACLEAVPPPPVLDWLVQPKPRWLGGNGWLLDGPEEALQAEACSTTEDGAEPLLCPSGYECHILRPGDAAQGIPNHGQCVKTRRQAEERVLRQKHHKEYPEGDSKNVAEPGKGQQRHLQ
- the Wfdc1 gene encoding WAP four-disulfide core domain protein 1 isoform X1; the protein is MGSCSKEILWALGFLLLLGTSSAQGTWGAMLRARLAEKSRAEDAVPTGPRQPHADRCPPPPRTLPPGACQATRCQADSECPRHRRCCYNGCAYACLEAVPPPPVLDWLVQPKPRWLGGNGWLLDGPEEALQEACSTTEDGAEPLLCPSGYECHILRPGDAAQGIPNHGQCVKTRRQAGECCYPQTLPCPSPLPETTWLRVP
- the Wfdc1 gene encoding WAP four-disulfide core domain protein 1 isoform X2 codes for the protein MGSCSKEILWALGFLLLLGTSSAQGTWGAMLRARLAEKSRAEDAVPTGPRQPHADRCPPPPRTLPPGACQATRCQADSECPRHRRCCYNGCAYACLEAVPPPPDWLVQPKPRWLGGNGWLLDGPEEALQAEACSTTEDGAEPLLCPSGYECHILRPGDAAQGIPNHGQCVKTRRQAGECCYPQTLPCPSPLPETTWLRVP